A window of Nitrospinota bacterium contains these coding sequences:
- a CDS encoding histone deacetylase — protein sequence MGKTSFIYNPLYLKHETSPHPENPGRLEAIYGKIQGSDISPDLIFTEPRPATPEQIAMNHSAGYIDQVKASCEQGVRNLDADTVISKDSYDAAILAAGAGLTAVDLVLDGEADNVFCAVRPPGHHAEQNRAMGFCLFNNVAIAARYAIRERDLNRVFIFDWDVHHGNGTQHSFYSDPSVFYSSIHQFPFYPGTGDKDETGSGDGLGTTLNFPLRAYCGDAEYIDLIENKLIPEMTRFKPDLIIISAGFDAHEDDPLANMEVTTEGFGKMTELLKNAAQEICAGRLISMLEGGYNLQALSDSVQCHLKYLLK from the coding sequence ATGGGAAAAACCAGCTTTATATATAATCCGCTCTACCTGAAACACGAAACCAGCCCGCACCCGGAGAATCCGGGAAGGCTGGAAGCCATTTATGGCAAAATTCAGGGTTCGGATATTTCCCCGGACCTGATTTTTACCGAGCCCCGGCCCGCGACCCCTGAGCAGATCGCCATGAACCACAGCGCCGGATACATCGACCAGGTGAAAGCCTCCTGTGAACAAGGGGTGCGGAACCTCGACGCCGACACGGTCATCAGCAAAGACTCTTATGACGCCGCTATTCTGGCCGCAGGAGCCGGGTTGACAGCGGTGGATTTAGTTCTGGATGGAGAGGCGGATAATGTTTTCTGCGCCGTGCGTCCTCCCGGCCACCATGCGGAACAGAACCGCGCTATGGGGTTTTGCCTGTTCAACAACGTTGCCATCGCCGCCCGCTATGCTATCCGCGAAAGGGATCTGAACCGGGTGTTTATTTTCGACTGGGACGTTCATCATGGCAACGGCACCCAGCATTCCTTTTACTCAGACCCCTCGGTTTTTTATTCCAGCATCCACCAGTTTCCGTTTTATCCCGGAACGGGGGATAAAGACGAAACCGGCTCCGGCGATGGCTTGGGAACCACGCTCAATTTTCCTTTGCGGGCGTATTGCGGCGATGCAGAGTATATCGATCTCATTGAAAACAAGCTCATTCCTGAGATGACCCGGTTTAAACCCGATCTGATCATTATTTCAGCGGGCTTCGACGCCCATGAAGATGATCCTTTGGCCAACATGGAAGTGACGACGGAGGGTTTCGGTAAAATGACGGAACTGCTCAAGAATGCGGCTCAGGAAATTTGTGCAGGACGGTTGATTTCCATGCTCGAAGGCGGATACAACTTACAGGCATTGAGCGATTCGGTTCAGTGCCATTTAAAATATCTGTTAAAGTGA